CTTCTTCTATGCCGTCGAAGTCGATGCGAGCCAGGGATTCGAGCTCTGCCCGGCGGACGTGTGCGCCGTCGACGCCGGCCCGGCCGTAGAGCAAGCTCCGCCGGGGCCCAGGTTCCGCATCCTGGAGCAGTTCGAAAACCCGCTTCTCGAGCGCTACGGTACCTTCCTCGCCGCCAACGGCACCCCCTTCCACATGCACACGTGAACGGGGTCAGCGTGCCCGGCTGGTCGCGCCCTTGAGCTCGCCTGGAAGTCCTGGGAGTGCAACGCCGACGCGTAGTTGTGGTCGTGCTCAGGCACCTCGGACACCTGACCGCCGCTGGTGGGCTTGATGATGCGCCCGTTCGCCGTGGCGTTGATGACCAGCAGGGCCCACTCGGTCTCAGTCCACACCCCGTCGATCGTCACCCCCTGGTGCTCCTGGAAGCGCTTGACCGCCGCCTCGATGGACGGCCCGTAGCACCGTCCTGCGTCAGCTTCTCGCCGCGCCACCAGTTGAGCCTGGCCTGCGAGGCTAGGACCCGTCCGCCTGAGTCTCCACGTCGCATGTGTGTTCCCTTCTGGTCGAGGTCTCTGACCACGCCTGCGATGCCCCACGGCGAGCGGTCGTCGTACAACCGCGGGTCGGGCAGCACGGACACGTGGATGTGCTGGGCGTGCGCGTTCGGGCCTGTGTAAGGCTCGGGGGTCCACGGGGCCGGGTGGCCCGAGTGGTTCTTGTAGGACCGCCAGATCTTGCGCTCGTAGATGACGAACTTGACCCGGCGGTCGCGGCGGCCGACCGTCGCGGCGAGCACGAGGTTGCCGATGTGCTGGTCGTGGTCCTCGTCGGCGTCGAAGGCGGTCACGACCCCTTGACCGCGGGAGTCCTTCACCCACGGGTTGTGGTCGCTGGACCGGGAGGCGTGGTCGGGGTCGCCGATCCACCCGTCGGACAACTTGTCCCGCCCGGGACGGAAGGCGTTGACCTCGTCGCGGATCTGGTCGAGGCTCTCGGCGATGCGGTAGCTCACTGGCCGTCTCCATCCGGTCGTCTCGGTTCGCCGCCCATCTCACGCACCTGCCCCCGCAGCACGGTCACCTCGTCCCGCAGCTCGTCGATCTGCTGTTCGAGCTGGTCGATCTGTTGCGTGGCGGACCGCAACGTTGTGAACAGCGCGACGTTGGCGAGGAACACCGACGCGTCGAACAGCAGCGCGGTGACGAGCCAGAGCAGCAGCACCTTCTGCTGGGGAACCGGACGTGGGGAGGTGACGTATCAGTCTCGCGCAGGACCTTCATCACCTCACGTCGTGCGATCTCGGACGTGTCCTCACGCCGTACGTGGTCGACCCGACGTTCACCGGGCATCAGCACCACCGCCGTCGTCGAGGTCGATGCCTGCTTCGAGCAGCAGCCGCTTCCACCGTTCGACCGCCTGCAGGCAGCGACCCATGCCGGTCTTCACCGCATCGAGCTCCCCGCGGGTCTTGGACAGCTCCCCGCGCAGCCGGCCCTCTTCCTCGCGGACCCGGACGAGGTCCTCGGCGAGCCGCTGCAGCGCTTCGCCCTGCGCGTCGGTGACGGCCTGCCACTCCCCGGTGGTGGCGGTCTCAACCGACGCGTCTCCGTGACGTTTCTGCGCGAGGTAGGTCAGGATGGCGGTGATGATGCCTACGACGCCGGTGACGTAGGCGCCACATGCGAGCGGGTCCACTCACTTGACCCTCCGGCACGCGTCTACCACCGGTCCGGCTCGTCGACGCGGACCAGGGGCGTGCCGTCACGATCGCGTGGGGTCGGCTACCGGCGTCACCTTCGGTTCGGAACTGGTGACGAGCCCGATGAGGGCGCCGATGTTGATGGCCGACCCGCCGATGATGTGCACCTGGTCGACCGTCTCCGGAGCGATCCCGACCACGGTGGCGATGATGACCACCTCCGCGAGCACGCCGACCAGCACGGCACGGCGGCGGATGGGGTAGCGGTCGAACAGGTCTCGTAGACGTTGCAGCATCGACGGTCCTTCTGGCGGCTGAGTGCAGTGTCGACCGTCACCCGACGGGGCTGGCGGGACCGTGTCTGCGGGCCTCCAGCTCGGCAGGCTCCTTTATGCTCGTGCTCTCATGAGGGTGTTCGTGCTGTCAACCGGCCGGTCCGGGACCACGACGTTCATCGAGGCGTGCAAACACGCGACGAACTTCACAGCCGGACACGAGACCCTCGCCGACCAGGTCGGCAAGGCACGGTTCGACTACCCCGACCAGCACATCGAAGCCGACAACCGGCTGTCGTGGTTCCTCGGCGCACTCGACGAGACCTACGGCGACGGACCGCTGTACGTGCATCTGCTCCGTGACCGAGAGGCGACGGCAGACAGCTTCCTGCGACGGTGGGACTACCG
This genomic stretch from Actinomycetota bacterium harbors:
- a CDS encoding alpha-L-glutamate ligase; this translates as FFYAVEVDASQGFELCPADVCAVDAGPAVEQAPPGPRFRILEQFENPLLERYGTFLAANGTPFHMHT
- a CDS encoding peptidoglycan-binding protein, with the protein product MARREADAGRCYGPSIEAAVKRFQEHQGVTIDGVWTETEWALLVINATANGRIIKPTSGGQVSEVPEHDHNYASALHSQDFQASSRARPAGHADPVHVCMWKGVPLAARKVP